The sequence AGGGGATGCGCGAGGAGGTCGAACTCGTGATGACCAAACCGATCGAGGTTCCGTTCGGCACGACGCCCCAGAAGGCGCCATACAACGAGAAGATCGAGGAGATCTGGGCGGACCGCGACATCGAGTTCGTCCCCGAGTTCACCGTCGCCGAGGTCGACGGTGAAGCGACGGAGATCCACTCGACGGATGGCCGAACGGTCGAGTACGATATGTACGCACCCGTGACGCCGCAGTACGGTCACACGGCGCTGACCGAGCACTCGCCGCTGACCGGTGACGGCGAGTACGTCACCGTCGACGAGGAGCGACTCCAGCACGACGAGTACGACGAGGTCTTCGCCCTCGGCGACTGTAGCAACCTCCCGACCTCCCGGACGGCGTCTGCGGCTCGCAAACAGACCCACACGCTGGTCGACAACCTCGCCGCGCTGATCGAGGACCGCTCGTTCACCGCTTCCTACGACGGCTACACTGCCTGCCCGCTGCTGACGGAGAAAGGGAAGGCGATGATCGCCGAGTTCGACTACGAGAAACCGATCTCGGCACCGATCAACAGCAAGATGAACTGGATCATGGACGTCAACGTCATCCCGTCGATGTACTGGAGTACCTGGATGCGCGGCTACGATCCGGTCCCCTGATCGTCTCGAGTCCACACCGAAGCCCAAACGAGTGATACGGTTTCCTGTCTATCAGTTCCAGCCCAGCCGCGATCCGGGCGGCGGTTGCGCCGGGACATCGGTACAGGAATCCGTCCGAGACAGGATCGTGGACTGCCTCGAGTGGCCCCGCGACGCGGGACGCTCTCGGGGGTCGCAATATTTTCCGCTGTAATCGAGGACCCGGTCGATCGCCACCAAAACCACGTCGTCCGACTCATTTAGGCCGGTGTGGTTCGTATTCACAGACGGGATGGTATCCACCGTACCGCCCGGGAGCGGATCGTCGAACCGCCGTGGTCATACGGTCGAACTGTCGTCATCGAGACTCCCGACGAGCCCACCGAGCCCATGACTCTGGACCGTCGTCTTCGAGAGGTCACGTTCACGGTGACCTACGAAAGAGGGGTCGACCCGATCGCAGACGTCCTCCACGAGCAGCCAGCCCTCCAGGCGTCACGGATTTCCGTCACGCTCGGGTCGTCGTCGAGCGTCCAGTTGATTCGGTTCACCGGCCCACCAGCGGCCGTCGACCGCCTCCAGACGGCTCTGGAAGAGTGTACGTTCCGCCCGCAACTGATCGGAGACGGGCCGTGTCAGGCCACGAGCACGGCGTATCTCCTCGAGTGTACGCCGCGACGACGGCTGTGGTACGTGTACGCCGACGAAATCGACGACTGTCCGTCGATCGACACAGCGGTCGCGGCTGCGTCAGGTCCGGGGACGATCAGTGAGTGTAACGCCCACGCGGGGCGGGAACGATGGCGCGTCCTGTTGCGCTCGGACGAGTGTGTCGGCGACCTGTTCGACCTCGTCGACGGAACCTGCTGTCCGGGAATCGACGTCGAACTGGAACACATCGGAGAGGCGACGACGTGGCACGGTGACGCCGTCGTCGACTCGAACCTGACCGGCACACAGCAGCAGGCGATCGCCGAAGCAGCCGCGAGAGGGTACTACGAACGGCCACGGGAGATCACGGTCGGCGAACTCGCAGCCGAACTCGACGTCCCGGAATCGACGCTCTCGTACCGACTTCGCATGGCCGAATCACGGCTCGTCAAACGCTACCTCGAGCGACACGCCGAACTCGAGGGTCCGGGGCCCGGCTGAACGGTCTGCGGTCCAACCTTCTCGCGCCCGGTTGTTGACGAGCGTTAACTATATGGTGGTATATGGTTCGAATTGTTTCTCTAGATGCCGATAAAGGTTTTGGTTCGGCAGCAAAAACTTGGCTATCACCGAAGATGGGTTTACCCACCGTTCGTCCCTAGGACGACTCGTTGGTGAGCACGTCATGTACCCAAGTCGAATCACAACCGATCCGACACTCACGACGGCACTGCTCGAGGTCGGGCCGTGGCTGTCGTTTCTCTCGCCGGAGCTGGCCAGCCGAGCCCAGTTCGGCTGGGCGATCACGATTCACATCGTGTTCGCGGCTCTCTCCGTCGGACTCGCACCGTTTCTCGTCTACTTCACCGTCCAGGAAGTCCGGACGGGGAAAGAACGATACGCTCGACTCAGGAAGTTCTGGACGAAACTGTTCGCGATCGGGTTCATCATGGGAACCGTCACGGGCATCCCGATGGGCTTCATGTTCGGGACGAACTTCGCGGCCTTTTCCGAAACTGCCGGCGAACTGATCGGCGGCCCGCTCTCGTTCGAGGCGAAGATGGCCTTCATGCTCGAGGCCGTCTTCCTCGGCGTGTTACTGTTCGGCCGTGAGCGGGTGTCCGATCGGTTCTACGCCTTCTCGTCGGTGATGGTCGCCCTCGGCGCGTGGCTCTCTGCGTTC is a genomic window of Natrarchaeobaculum aegyptiacum containing:
- a CDS encoding NAD(P)/FAD-dependent oxidoreductase, translated to MSATPHVVVLGGGAGGLMTANRLSRKLDHVDVTVVDRSEYHYYQPSYYLIPFGYKEPDQQRRPITDLLREGITFRQATVEGVDPDDQIVQTDDGDLAYDYLVVALGNALRDDTVDGLVDAWEETDSVFPFYHYEAALELGEALEEFDGGRFVVSVPETPIKCGGAPLKLTMLAEDYFRREGMREEVELVMTKPIEVPFGTTPQKAPYNEKIEEIWADRDIEFVPEFTVAEVDGEATEIHSTDGRTVEYDMYAPVTPQYGHTALTEHSPLTGDGEYVTVDEERLQHDEYDEVFALGDCSNLPTSRTASAARKQTHTLVDNLAALIEDRSFTASYDGYTACPLLTEKGKAMIAEFDYEKPISAPINSKMNWIMDVNVIPSMYWSTWMRGYDPVP
- a CDS encoding helix-turn-helix domain-containing protein; this encodes MTLDRRLREVTFTVTYERGVDPIADVLHEQPALQASRISVTLGSSSSVQLIRFTGPPAAVDRLQTALEECTFRPQLIGDGPCQATSTAYLLECTPRRRLWYVYADEIDDCPSIDTAVAAASGPGTISECNAHAGRERWRVLLRSDECVGDLFDLVDGTCCPGIDVELEHIGEATTWHGDAVVDSNLTGTQQQAIAEAAARGYYERPREITVGELAAELDVPESTLSYRLRMAESRLVKRYLERHAELEGPGPG